The Vidua chalybeata isolate OUT-0048 chromosome 29, bVidCha1 merged haplotype, whole genome shotgun sequence genome window below encodes:
- the ANKRD35 gene encoding ankyrin repeat domain-containing protein 35 isoform X1 translates to MESWTRQDQKLLEAVTRGDVARVATLAARKAARPAKLNARGQSALHLAAAGGLTECLMLLLEHGAPVNETNDDGSTALHLATIACQPQCVKVLLQHGANERHVDGQNRTPLHWAASSGCASSVLLLCDHEAPLDVPDTHGQTPLMLAAQGNHVAVCAQLLRRGAEPRLVDRDGRTALELALAHSSLEVAELLQGHKRDKDTGNVTGNVTRKAPSWALQKVPHCRRRAENGAGQVGIQGEEEEAEEQREGRAARRLREELARKTLECQWLEEAAEGIRRRLREFVRLLPGRDAGEDEEDDGACLELLARRVAELRKRTRDEEWEGGQGSAEAPVLIPFLAWLGEECSKMRQAKAGAFSRSQELRQEAEDSLRDEAVRWSAAAWEQLAAGLEQALDHQDQIHARMLQGSQILLEKLRREPAAVCQCTVNGTETAPGGKSREEIPREGGRMEKELLELREGNGKLLVELARLGRERERLQQELRELRDPGKRDEAWRLRRELRVLRDGVGARVQEAGGDAGAGILRDLHRRLDALVRSQHEALQLITEMEGEAGETPGSDGEGGMLAERGVAVGADVPQGPERGTADVPSGSEVERWREVAAAAEARAAGRERELRELRETAEGLERSLAALRERTARLERACRDKDGKLKQLLAETEKLSAEVLGLRGRSARLQLQLEVQQKQHRDTVAMYRSHLLQAAQGFMDEGVHAALLRILRAEAGVGPWH, encoded by the exons ATGGAGAGCTGGACGCGGCAGGACCAGAAGCTCCTGGAAGCGGTGACACGCGGGGACGTGGCCCGGGTGGCCACGCTGGCCGCCCGAAAGGCAGCCCGCCCCGCCAAGCTCAACGCCAGGGGACAGTCCGC GCTCCACCTGGCCGCGGCCGGGGGTCTCACCGAGTgcctgatgctgctgctggagcacggAGCCCCCGTCAACGAGACGAACGATGACG gcAGCACCGCCCTGCACTTGGCTACCATTGCCTGCCAGCCCCAGTGCgtgaaggtgctgctgcag CACGGAGCCAACGAGCGCCACGTGGATGGGCAGAACCGGACTCCGCTGCACTGGGCCG CCTCCTCGGGCTGCGCCTCCAGCGTCCTCCTGCTCTGCGACCACGAGGCCCCACTGGATGTCCCCGACACT CATGGCCAGACCCCCCTGATGCTGGCAGCGCAGGGCAACCACGTGGCCGTTTGTGCCCAGCTCCTGCGGCGTGGGGCCGAGCCCAGGCTGGTCGACAGGGATGGCAG GACAGCGCTGGAGCTGGCCCTGGCTCACAGCAGCCTGGAagtggctgagctgctgcagggccacaAGAGGGACAAGGACACTGGGAATGTCACTGGGAATGTCACCAGGAAGGCCCCAAGCTGGGCTCTCCAGAAGGTCCCGCACTGCAGGAGGAGAG CAGAGAATGGTGCTGGACAGGTGGGAATccagggtgaggaggaggaggctgaggagcagcGGGAGGGACGCGCTGCTCGGCGGCTGCGGGAGGAGTTGGCGAGGAAGACTCTGGAATGCCAGTGGCTGGAGGAAGCCGCCGAGGGCAtccggcggcggctgcgggagTTCGTGCGGCTCCTGCCGGGACGGGATGcgggtgaggatgaggaggatgacGGCGCCTGCCTGGAGCTCCTGGCCCGGCGCgtggcagagctgaggaagaggaCGAGGGACGAAGAGTGGGAAGGAGGACAAGGCAGCGCCGAGGCTCCGGTGCTGATCCCATTCCTGGCCTGGCTGGGAGAGGAGTGCTCCAAAATGCGGCAAGCGAAGGCTGGCGCCTTCTCCCGGAGCCAGGAGCTGCGTCAGGAAGCAGAGGATTCCCTCCGGGACGAGGCTGTGCGCTGGAGCgcagctgcctgggagcagctggcagcagggctggagcaagCACTGGACCACCAGGACCAGATCCATGCCAGGATGCTccagggatcccaaatcctcctggaaAAGCTCCGGCGGGAGCCGGCGGCAGTGTGCCAGTGCACGGTGAACGGCACGGAGACGGCTCCGGGCGGGAAGAGCCGGGAGGAGATCCCGAGGGAGGGCGGGAGaatggagaaggagctgctggagctgcggGAGGGCAACGGGAAGCTCCTGGTGGAGCTGGCGCGGCTgggccgggagcgggagcggctgcagcaggagctgcgggagctgcgGGATCCGGGGAAGAGGGACGAGGCATGGCGGCTGCGCCGGGAGCTGCGGGTGCTGCGGGACGGGGTGGGAGCGCGGGTGCAGGAGGCGGGAGGCGACGCCGGGGCCGGAATTCTCCGGGACCTGCACCGGCGGCTGGACGCGCTGGTGCGGTCCCAGCACGAGGCCCTGCAGCTCATCACGGAGATGGAGGGAGAGGCCGGAGAAACTCCCGGGAGCGACGGGGAGGGCGGGATGCTGGCAGAACGGGGAGTGGCGGTGGGTGCCGACGTGCCGCAGGGCCCAGAGCGCGGCACCGCCGATGTCCCATCGGGGTCTGAGGTGGAGCGGTGGCGGGaggtggcggcggcggccgaggcGCGGGCGGCTGGGCGGGAGCgggagctgcgggagctgcgGGAGACGGCGGAGGGGCTGGAGCGCAGCCTGGCAGCGCTGCGGGAACGAACAGCTCGGCTGGAGCGCGCCTGCCGCGACAAGGACGGGAAG ctgaagcagctgctggcgGAGACGGAGAAACTCTCGGCCGAGGTGttggggctgcggggccggaGTGCCcggctccagctccagctggag gtccagcagaagcagcaccgGGACACCGTGGCCATGTACCGGAGCCACCTTCTCCAGGCTGCCCAG GGATTCATGGACGAGGGTGTCCACGCCGCGCTGCTGCGAATCCTGCGGGCCGAGGCGGGAGTGGGGCCGTGGCATTAA
- the ANKRD35 gene encoding ankyrin repeat domain-containing protein 35 isoform X2, whose amino-acid sequence MESWTRQDQKLLEAVTRGDVARVATLAARKAARPAKLNARGQSALHLAAAGGLTECLMLLLEHGAPVNETNDDGSTALHLATIACQPQCVKVLLQHGANERHVDGQNRTPLHWAASSGCASSVLLLCDHEAPLDVPDTHGQTPLMLAAQGNHVAVCAQLLRRGAEPRLVDRDGRTALELALAHSSLEVAELLQGHKRDKDTGNVTGNVTRKAPSWALQKVPHCRRRENGAGQVGIQGEEEEAEEQREGRAARRLREELARKTLECQWLEEAAEGIRRRLREFVRLLPGRDAGEDEEDDGACLELLARRVAELRKRTRDEEWEGGQGSAEAPVLIPFLAWLGEECSKMRQAKAGAFSRSQELRQEAEDSLRDEAVRWSAAAWEQLAAGLEQALDHQDQIHARMLQGSQILLEKLRREPAAVCQCTVNGTETAPGGKSREEIPREGGRMEKELLELREGNGKLLVELARLGRERERLQQELRELRDPGKRDEAWRLRRELRVLRDGVGARVQEAGGDAGAGILRDLHRRLDALVRSQHEALQLITEMEGEAGETPGSDGEGGMLAERGVAVGADVPQGPERGTADVPSGSEVERWREVAAAAEARAAGRERELRELRETAEGLERSLAALRERTARLERACRDKDGKLKQLLAETEKLSAEVLGLRGRSARLQLQLEVQQKQHRDTVAMYRSHLLQAAQGFMDEGVHAALLRILRAEAGVGPWH is encoded by the exons ATGGAGAGCTGGACGCGGCAGGACCAGAAGCTCCTGGAAGCGGTGACACGCGGGGACGTGGCCCGGGTGGCCACGCTGGCCGCCCGAAAGGCAGCCCGCCCCGCCAAGCTCAACGCCAGGGGACAGTCCGC GCTCCACCTGGCCGCGGCCGGGGGTCTCACCGAGTgcctgatgctgctgctggagcacggAGCCCCCGTCAACGAGACGAACGATGACG gcAGCACCGCCCTGCACTTGGCTACCATTGCCTGCCAGCCCCAGTGCgtgaaggtgctgctgcag CACGGAGCCAACGAGCGCCACGTGGATGGGCAGAACCGGACTCCGCTGCACTGGGCCG CCTCCTCGGGCTGCGCCTCCAGCGTCCTCCTGCTCTGCGACCACGAGGCCCCACTGGATGTCCCCGACACT CATGGCCAGACCCCCCTGATGCTGGCAGCGCAGGGCAACCACGTGGCCGTTTGTGCCCAGCTCCTGCGGCGTGGGGCCGAGCCCAGGCTGGTCGACAGGGATGGCAG GACAGCGCTGGAGCTGGCCCTGGCTCACAGCAGCCTGGAagtggctgagctgctgcagggccacaAGAGGGACAAGGACACTGGGAATGTCACTGGGAATGTCACCAGGAAGGCCCCAAGCTGGGCTCTCCAGAAGGTCCCGCACTGCAGGAGGAGAG AGAATGGTGCTGGACAGGTGGGAATccagggtgaggaggaggaggctgaggagcagcGGGAGGGACGCGCTGCTCGGCGGCTGCGGGAGGAGTTGGCGAGGAAGACTCTGGAATGCCAGTGGCTGGAGGAAGCCGCCGAGGGCAtccggcggcggctgcgggagTTCGTGCGGCTCCTGCCGGGACGGGATGcgggtgaggatgaggaggatgacGGCGCCTGCCTGGAGCTCCTGGCCCGGCGCgtggcagagctgaggaagaggaCGAGGGACGAAGAGTGGGAAGGAGGACAAGGCAGCGCCGAGGCTCCGGTGCTGATCCCATTCCTGGCCTGGCTGGGAGAGGAGTGCTCCAAAATGCGGCAAGCGAAGGCTGGCGCCTTCTCCCGGAGCCAGGAGCTGCGTCAGGAAGCAGAGGATTCCCTCCGGGACGAGGCTGTGCGCTGGAGCgcagctgcctgggagcagctggcagcagggctggagcaagCACTGGACCACCAGGACCAGATCCATGCCAGGATGCTccagggatcccaaatcctcctggaaAAGCTCCGGCGGGAGCCGGCGGCAGTGTGCCAGTGCACGGTGAACGGCACGGAGACGGCTCCGGGCGGGAAGAGCCGGGAGGAGATCCCGAGGGAGGGCGGGAGaatggagaaggagctgctggagctgcggGAGGGCAACGGGAAGCTCCTGGTGGAGCTGGCGCGGCTgggccgggagcgggagcggctgcagcaggagctgcgggagctgcgGGATCCGGGGAAGAGGGACGAGGCATGGCGGCTGCGCCGGGAGCTGCGGGTGCTGCGGGACGGGGTGGGAGCGCGGGTGCAGGAGGCGGGAGGCGACGCCGGGGCCGGAATTCTCCGGGACCTGCACCGGCGGCTGGACGCGCTGGTGCGGTCCCAGCACGAGGCCCTGCAGCTCATCACGGAGATGGAGGGAGAGGCCGGAGAAACTCCCGGGAGCGACGGGGAGGGCGGGATGCTGGCAGAACGGGGAGTGGCGGTGGGTGCCGACGTGCCGCAGGGCCCAGAGCGCGGCACCGCCGATGTCCCATCGGGGTCTGAGGTGGAGCGGTGGCGGGaggtggcggcggcggccgaggcGCGGGCGGCTGGGCGGGAGCgggagctgcgggagctgcgGGAGACGGCGGAGGGGCTGGAGCGCAGCCTGGCAGCGCTGCGGGAACGAACAGCTCGGCTGGAGCGCGCCTGCCGCGACAAGGACGGGAAG ctgaagcagctgctggcgGAGACGGAGAAACTCTCGGCCGAGGTGttggggctgcggggccggaGTGCCcggctccagctccagctggag gtccagcagaagcagcaccgGGACACCGTGGCCATGTACCGGAGCCACCTTCTCCAGGCTGCCCAG GGATTCATGGACGAGGGTGTCCACGCCGCGCTGCTGCGAATCCTGCGGGCCGAGGCGGGAGTGGGGCCGTGGCATTAA
- the ANKRD35 gene encoding ankyrin repeat domain-containing protein 35 isoform X3 — translation MESWTRQDQKLLEAVTRGDVARVATLAARKAARPAKLNARGQSALHLAAAGGLTECLMLLLEHGAPVNETNDDGSTALHLATIACQPQCVKVLLQHGANERHVDGQNRTPLHWAASSGCASSVLLLCDHEAPLDVPDTHGQTPLMLAAQGNHVAVCAQLLRRGAEPRLVDRDGRTALELALAHSSLEVAELLQGHKRDKDTGNVTGNVTRKAPSWALQKVPHCRRRAENGAGQVGIQGEEEEAEEQREGRAARRLREELARKTLECQWLEEAAEGIRRRLREFVRLLPGRDAGEDEEDDGACLELLARRVAELRKRTRDEEWEGGQGSAEAPVLIPFLAWLGEECSKMRQAKAGAFSRSQELRQEAEDSLRDEAVRWSAAAWEQLAAGLEQALDHQDQIHARMLQGSQILLEKLRREPAAVCQCTVNGTETAPGGKSREEIPREGGRMEKELLELREGNGKLLVELARLGRERERLQQELRELRDPGKRDEAWRLRRELRVLRDGVGARVQEAGGDAGAGILRDLHRRLDALVRSQHEALQLITEMEGEAGETPGSDGEGGMLAERGVAVGADVPQGPERGTADVPSGSEVERWREVAAAAEARAAGRERELRELRETAEGLERSLAALRERTARLERACRDKDGKVQQKQHRDTVAMYRSHLLQAAQGFMDEGVHAALLRILRAEAGVGPWH, via the exons ATGGAGAGCTGGACGCGGCAGGACCAGAAGCTCCTGGAAGCGGTGACACGCGGGGACGTGGCCCGGGTGGCCACGCTGGCCGCCCGAAAGGCAGCCCGCCCCGCCAAGCTCAACGCCAGGGGACAGTCCGC GCTCCACCTGGCCGCGGCCGGGGGTCTCACCGAGTgcctgatgctgctgctggagcacggAGCCCCCGTCAACGAGACGAACGATGACG gcAGCACCGCCCTGCACTTGGCTACCATTGCCTGCCAGCCCCAGTGCgtgaaggtgctgctgcag CACGGAGCCAACGAGCGCCACGTGGATGGGCAGAACCGGACTCCGCTGCACTGGGCCG CCTCCTCGGGCTGCGCCTCCAGCGTCCTCCTGCTCTGCGACCACGAGGCCCCACTGGATGTCCCCGACACT CATGGCCAGACCCCCCTGATGCTGGCAGCGCAGGGCAACCACGTGGCCGTTTGTGCCCAGCTCCTGCGGCGTGGGGCCGAGCCCAGGCTGGTCGACAGGGATGGCAG GACAGCGCTGGAGCTGGCCCTGGCTCACAGCAGCCTGGAagtggctgagctgctgcagggccacaAGAGGGACAAGGACACTGGGAATGTCACTGGGAATGTCACCAGGAAGGCCCCAAGCTGGGCTCTCCAGAAGGTCCCGCACTGCAGGAGGAGAG CAGAGAATGGTGCTGGACAGGTGGGAATccagggtgaggaggaggaggctgaggagcagcGGGAGGGACGCGCTGCTCGGCGGCTGCGGGAGGAGTTGGCGAGGAAGACTCTGGAATGCCAGTGGCTGGAGGAAGCCGCCGAGGGCAtccggcggcggctgcgggagTTCGTGCGGCTCCTGCCGGGACGGGATGcgggtgaggatgaggaggatgacGGCGCCTGCCTGGAGCTCCTGGCCCGGCGCgtggcagagctgaggaagaggaCGAGGGACGAAGAGTGGGAAGGAGGACAAGGCAGCGCCGAGGCTCCGGTGCTGATCCCATTCCTGGCCTGGCTGGGAGAGGAGTGCTCCAAAATGCGGCAAGCGAAGGCTGGCGCCTTCTCCCGGAGCCAGGAGCTGCGTCAGGAAGCAGAGGATTCCCTCCGGGACGAGGCTGTGCGCTGGAGCgcagctgcctgggagcagctggcagcagggctggagcaagCACTGGACCACCAGGACCAGATCCATGCCAGGATGCTccagggatcccaaatcctcctggaaAAGCTCCGGCGGGAGCCGGCGGCAGTGTGCCAGTGCACGGTGAACGGCACGGAGACGGCTCCGGGCGGGAAGAGCCGGGAGGAGATCCCGAGGGAGGGCGGGAGaatggagaaggagctgctggagctgcggGAGGGCAACGGGAAGCTCCTGGTGGAGCTGGCGCGGCTgggccgggagcgggagcggctgcagcaggagctgcgggagctgcgGGATCCGGGGAAGAGGGACGAGGCATGGCGGCTGCGCCGGGAGCTGCGGGTGCTGCGGGACGGGGTGGGAGCGCGGGTGCAGGAGGCGGGAGGCGACGCCGGGGCCGGAATTCTCCGGGACCTGCACCGGCGGCTGGACGCGCTGGTGCGGTCCCAGCACGAGGCCCTGCAGCTCATCACGGAGATGGAGGGAGAGGCCGGAGAAACTCCCGGGAGCGACGGGGAGGGCGGGATGCTGGCAGAACGGGGAGTGGCGGTGGGTGCCGACGTGCCGCAGGGCCCAGAGCGCGGCACCGCCGATGTCCCATCGGGGTCTGAGGTGGAGCGGTGGCGGGaggtggcggcggcggccgaggcGCGGGCGGCTGGGCGGGAGCgggagctgcgggagctgcgGGAGACGGCGGAGGGGCTGGAGCGCAGCCTGGCAGCGCTGCGGGAACGAACAGCTCGGCTGGAGCGCGCCTGCCGCGACAAGGACGGGAAG gtccagcagaagcagcaccgGGACACCGTGGCCATGTACCGGAGCCACCTTCTCCAGGCTGCCCAG GGATTCATGGACGAGGGTGTCCACGCCGCGCTGCTGCGAATCCTGCGGGCCGAGGCGGGAGTGGGGCCGTGGCATTAA